Below is a genomic region from Roseovarius arcticus.
GGTTGAGGCGATGACTTAACGTCTTTTGCGGCAGGCGGCTGCACCGGGGCAGTTGTCTTTGGGGCGGTCTCCGGCGCCGGAGCGCTCTTTTTCGCGGGCTCAATCTTTGGTGCGGGGCCAGCCTCGGCCACGGCGCGGGTGGCGGCTGCGGCGACGGGGGCCGCAGGGCCGCCTGCGACATCATCGCGAGGCTGAGGTGGCTGCGCATCGGCAGTGATGCGGGTAGGGGTATCGTCCCGCTCAATAGCTGCGCCTTTGGGCAGCGCGGTGCCAGCCCATTTGGTCACGCCAAAGAACGGCTCGCCGACGAACTCTGTGCCGCTGGGGATCGCGGCGAAGCTGACCGGCTCGAACCCGTGCTGCACGGCAAAACTCTCGGCCTCGGCCAGCGTTTCCAGCGCCACGGCCGCGATACGGATCTCGCCGCCTTCGGCCGTCCAGTCATATTCTAGCTCATCCACCGCGTAGGGCGTCGCGCCATCCAGCGCGGCGCGAACGGTATCATCGGGATCACCGCCAGCTTTGACAGTCAGGTATTTGATCTGATCTTCGGGCAAAACCAGTTTGCAGCTGCGATCGCCGGGCAGGTGGCTGGCACGGCCCTTTAACTGCGCCAGTGATGCATCCAGATCGGGCGTATCAAAGGCCACATCGCCGACGCGCGCCCAACCCGAAAAGGTCCGGTGCAGCAGGCAGACGCTATCGGCTGACAATATCAGGGCAAAATTCGGTTTCATCACACGTCTCTAGCACTCAAAGGGCGGGGGCGGGAGTCTGGCCCGACTTCGCGCCAATTCTATAGCAGCTTCCTGCCGAGTGGAAGGAAAAGCCCGCCTTCCGGCCATCGTGGCAGAGGGCGGGTCGTTGCGGTCAGCCCGCCTTTGCCAATGCCTGATCCAGATCAGCGATCAGATCGGCCGCCGTCTCGATTCCGATTGAGATGCGCACCACTTCGGGGCCGGCACCCGACGCGGTAAGCTGCTCAGCGCTTAGTTGGCGGTGCGTGGTTGAGGCGGGGTGGATCACGAGGCTGCGGGTATCGCCCAGATTTGCGACGTGGCTGAACAGCTCCAGCGCGTCGACAAACTTGACGCAGCCGTCATATCCGGCCTTCAGCGCAATGGTGAACAGCCCGCTTGCGCCCTTGGGGCAAACCTGCGCCATGCGCGCCTTGTAGGGCGAGCTTTCGAGGCCAGCATATGTGACGGCAGTGACGGCATCATGGCCTTCCAGCCATTCAGCGATCTTTTGCGCATTTTCGCAGTGACGCTCCATCCGCAAGCTCAGGGTTTCGATGCCCATCAGCGTGTAATGTGCCGCCTGCGGGTTCAGCGTCATACCCAGATCGCGCAGGCCGATGGCAATACTGTGAAACGTAAAGGCCAGCGCGCCAAACGTCTCGTGAAATTTCATCCCGTGATACGCGGGCTCAGGCGCCGACAGCGACGGAAACTTGTCCGAGGCGGACCAGTCAAAAGTGCCGGAATCCACAACGCAACCGCCGGTGACGGTGCCATTGCCGGTCAGGTACTTGGTCAGCGAGTGAACGACCAACGACGCGCCATGCTCGAACGGGCGGCACAGATAGGGGGTGGCGGTCGTGTTATCCACGATCAGCGGCACGCCGGCCTTATCGGCGACATCCGCGACGGCGCGCAGATCAGCAATATGCCCGCCGGGATTGGCGATGGACTCACAGAATATCGCGCGGGTGTCATCGTCGATGGCGT
It encodes:
- a CDS encoding O-acetylhomoserine aminocarboxypropyltransferase/cysteine synthase family protein gives rise to the protein MTLGFETQQVHAGNRPDPATGARQVPIYQTTAYQFRDAEHAAKLFNLQEVGYIYSRLTNPTVAALQERVATLEGGAGAVCCSSGHAAQIMALFPLMGPGKNVVVSTRLYGGSITQFSQTIKRFGWSAKFVDIDDMDAITNAIDDDTRAIFCESIANPGGHIADLRAVADVADKAGVPLIVDNTTATPYLCRPFEHGASLVVHSLTKYLTGNGTVTGGCVVDSGTFDWSASDKFPSLSAPEPAYHGMKFHETFGALAFTFHSIAIGLRDLGMTLNPQAAHYTLMGIETLSLRMERHCENAQKIAEWLEGHDAVTAVTYAGLESSPYKARMAQVCPKGASGLFTIALKAGYDGCVKFVDALELFSHVANLGDTRSLVIHPASTTHRQLSAEQLTASGAGPEVVRISIGIETAADLIADLDQALAKAG